In the Oxobacter pfennigii genome, one interval contains:
- a CDS encoding S1C family serine protease, whose amino-acid sequence MDNYMDNENMDKLESQDGSDISPDPHEDGEEEFIANHEESIDEYPLQRNGSINIQNVPVRKRRFKNLAPFIASMLVSAILGGIAGGAFVNYMFDRQPLTTPLTSSINQEIPKTVNYEPPSSLIAKIAEEVGPAIVGISTTGVAQNIFGQSKVTGTGSGIIFDRKGYIITNQHVIDGGKEVTVTLAGGEKSFKAQVIGSDARSDLAVLKIEADNLPTAKLGDSDKVRVGDLAIAIGNPLGEEYAGTVTSGIISATNRKMSINDGEYDRRYKLIQTDAAINPGNSGGALINESGEVIGINTIKFIDADVEGMGFAIPVNEAKPIIDELMQNGYISRAQLGVVVVTITEDIAKEYNQPVGAGIEEVTSGGAAEAAGFKPKDIITEVNGVKIKSNEDLISELEKYKPGNSINVTVWREGKYMTIAVTLGEQRRQTS is encoded by the coding sequence ATGGACAATTACATGGATAATGAAAATATGGACAAACTTGAAAGCCAAGACGGTTCTGATATATCTCCTGATCCACATGAGGACGGGGAAGAAGAATTCATAGCAAACCATGAGGAAAGCATTGATGAGTATCCTCTTCAAAGGAACGGAAGCATAAATATACAAAATGTTCCCGTCAGAAAGAGGAGATTTAAAAACTTAGCGCCATTTATAGCATCCATGCTTGTATCTGCAATTTTAGGCGGTATTGCCGGAGGAGCTTTTGTCAATTATATGTTTGATAGGCAGCCCCTGACAACCCCTTTGACATCTTCTATAAATCAGGAAATACCAAAGACGGTAAATTACGAGCCGCCCAGCAGCCTTATTGCAAAGATAGCTGAAGAGGTAGGACCTGCCATTGTAGGTATAAGTACAACGGGGGTGGCGCAAAATATTTTCGGACAGAGCAAGGTGACAGGCACAGGCTCAGGGATAATTTTTGACAGAAAAGGTTATATAATAACCAACCAGCATGTAATAGACGGCGGGAAAGAAGTAACGGTAACCCTTGCCGGGGGAGAAAAAAGCTTTAAAGCCCAGGTTATTGGCTCGGATGCCAGAAGCGACCTTGCCGTACTTAAAATAGAAGCGGATAACCTGCCGACTGCAAAATTGGGTGATTCGGACAAGGTAAGAGTAGGCGACCTTGCAATAGCCATCGGAAATCCTTTAGGTGAGGAATATGCCGGCACCGTGACATCGGGAATAATAAGTGCAACAAACAGGAAAATGAGCATAAACGACGGTGAATATGACAGAAGATATAAACTGATACAGACAGATGCGGCCATAAATCCAGGAAATTCTGGAGGAGCCTTAATAAATGAAAGCGGAGAAGTAATAGGCATAAACACCATAAAATTTATCGATGCGGATGTGGAAGGTATGGGGTTTGCTATCCCTGTAAATGAAGCAAAGCCCATAATCGATGAGCTTATGCAGAACGGATATATATCAAGAGCCCAATTAGGAGTTGTGGTAGTTACCATAACAGAGGATATTGCAAAGGAATATAACCAGCCTGTAGGAGCGGGAATAGAAGAGGTGACAAGCGGCGGTGCGGCTGAAGCTGCCGGCTTTAAGCCAAAGGATATTATAACGGAAGTCAATGGCGTTAAGATTAAAAGCAACGAGGATTTAATATCCGAGCTTGAAAAATACAAACCCGGAAACTCCATAAATGTTACAGTGTGGAGGGAGGGCAAGTACATGACTATAGCCGTTACCCTTGGTGAGCAAAGGAGACAGACAAGCTAA